In a single window of the Pontibacter russatus genome:
- a CDS encoding cation:proton antiporter, with the protein MTHLPHLIADLGLLLGAAGITSLLFKWIKQPVVLGYIIAGLLVGPHFSFFPSIADTGNIRIWAEIGVIFLLFSLGLEFSFKKLVKVGGSSSVMALTEIVVMLLLGYVTGQLLGWSTMDSIFLGGILSISSTTIIIRAFEELGVKSQQFAGLVFGVLIVEDLVAILLLVLLSTVAVSQQFAGTEMLTSVLKLGFFLMVWFLGGIFLIPTFLKKAGKYMNEETLLIVSIALCLLMVILAAQVGFSPALGAFIMGSILAETTKAEKIEHLIAPVKDLFGAIFFVSVGILIDPSMMVEYAGPIAVITLVTVGGKFMSITSGALMAGKGLKTAIQSGMSVSQIGEFSFIIATLGLTLNVTSDFLYPIAVAVSAITTFTTPYMIRYSEPLYRRIEALLPARWQKALNRYNTGAHTISTTSDWKPVLKSYALNLVIFSVIIVAIVMFSVRVLNPFIMENVAGGNSGDLLTTTITLLAMAPFLWALAVYHPQQEAQARLWANKNYRNLLIVLEFVRGLVAVLYVGFLLNQIFSVRVTLAISLLIIALLAFFSKRIQGFYSTIESRFLSNLNAREIEEFKRMHHDIAPWNAHLTSLDIKPRSVVVGETLEHLQIREKFGVNIAVIERGGYTVMPPTKDERVYPGDRIYIFGTDEQIETFRKYIEEKAMLAANEGAEREDVRLQKLVVTHNSQLLHKTIRESGIREKTKGLIVGIERDGKRIMNPDSFLSFAEGDILWVVGTPWRIKQLEADKQDSAPLQR; encoded by the coding sequence ATGACGCATCTCCCACACTTAATCGCCGATTTAGGCCTGCTGCTCGGGGCCGCTGGCATTACCAGCCTGTTGTTCAAATGGATTAAGCAACCCGTGGTGCTGGGGTATATCATCGCTGGCCTGCTGGTGGGGCCGCACTTCTCGTTTTTCCCCTCCATAGCCGACACAGGCAACATCCGGATATGGGCCGAGATTGGCGTCATCTTCCTGCTGTTCAGCCTGGGGCTGGAGTTCAGTTTCAAGAAGCTGGTGAAGGTGGGCGGCTCCTCGTCTGTCATGGCCCTGACGGAGATCGTGGTGATGCTGCTGCTCGGCTACGTCACGGGCCAGTTGCTCGGCTGGTCCACGATGGACAGCATTTTCCTGGGCGGCATCCTCTCCATCTCCTCCACCACCATCATCATCCGTGCCTTTGAGGAACTGGGCGTGAAGTCGCAGCAGTTCGCGGGGCTGGTGTTCGGGGTGCTGATTGTGGAGGACCTGGTGGCTATCCTGCTGCTGGTGCTGCTCTCCACGGTGGCGGTGAGCCAGCAGTTCGCTGGCACGGAGATGCTCACCTCCGTCCTGAAGCTCGGCTTCTTTCTGATGGTATGGTTTCTGGGAGGCATCTTTCTCATCCCCACTTTTCTGAAGAAAGCCGGGAAATACATGAACGAGGAGACGCTGCTGATCGTGTCCATCGCGCTTTGCCTGCTGATGGTGATACTGGCGGCGCAGGTGGGCTTCTCCCCGGCGCTGGGCGCCTTCATCATGGGCTCCATCCTGGCCGAGACGACCAAGGCGGAAAAGATAGAGCACCTCATCGCCCCGGTCAAGGACCTGTTCGGGGCCATCTTCTTCGTGTCGGTGGGCATCCTCATCGACCCGTCCATGATGGTGGAGTATGCCGGGCCCATCGCGGTGATAACGCTGGTGACGGTTGGCGGCAAGTTTATGAGCATCACGAGCGGGGCGCTGATGGCGGGCAAAGGGCTGAAGACCGCTATCCAGTCGGGCATGAGCGTCTCGCAGATCGGCGAGTTCTCCTTCATCATCGCCACGCTCGGGCTGACGTTGAATGTGACCAGCGATTTTCTGTACCCGATTGCGGTGGCGGTGTCGGCCATCACCACCTTCACCACGCCCTATATGATCCGCTACTCCGAGCCGCTGTACAGGCGCATCGAGGCGCTGCTGCCCGCCAGGTGGCAGAAGGCGCTGAACAGGTATAACACGGGCGCCCACACCATCTCCACCACCAGCGACTGGAAGCCGGTGCTGAAGTCTTACGCCCTGAACCTGGTCATCTTCTCCGTTATCATTGTGGCCATTGTCATGTTCTCGGTGCGTGTGCTGAACCCCTTTATCATGGAGAATGTAGCGGGAGGCAACTCGGGCGATTTGCTGACGACTACCATCACGCTGCTGGCCATGGCCCCCTTCCTGTGGGCGCTGGCTGTGTACCACCCGCAGCAGGAGGCGCAGGCCAGGCTCTGGGCAAACAAGAACTACCGCAACCTGCTGATTGTGCTGGAGTTTGTGCGGGGCCTCGTCGCGGTCCTGTATGTGGGCTTCCTGCTCAACCAGATTTTCTCTGTCCGGGTAACGCTCGCCATCAGCCTGCTCATCATCGCGCTGCTCGCCTTCTTCTCCAAAAGGATCCAGGGCTTTTACTCAACAATAGAGAGCCGCTTTTTGTCCAACCTCAACGCCCGGGAGATTGAGGAGTTCAAACGGATGCACCACGACATTGCCCCCTGGAACGCCCACCTCACCAGCCTCGACATCAAGCCACGGTCTGTAGTTGTGGGCGAAACCCTCGAGCACCTTCAGATAAGGGAGAAGTTCGGGGTGAACATTGCCGTTATCGAGCGCGGCGGGTATACTGTGATGCCTCCCACCAAGGATGAGAGGGTATACCCCGGCGACAGAATCTATATCTTTGGGACGGATGAGCAGATTGAGACATTCCGGAAGTATATAGAGGAAAAAGCGATGCTTGCCGCCAACGAGGGCGCAGAGCGCGAGGACGTGCGGCTTCAGAAGCTTGTCGTGACCCACAATTCGCAGCTGTTGCACAAAACCATACGGGAGTCGGGCATCCGGGAGAAAACCAAAGGGCTGATAGTGGGCATAGAGCGGGACGGAAAGAGAATCATGAACCCCGACTCATTCCTGTCCTTCGCCGAGGGAGACATCCTGTGGGTGGTGGGCACGCCCTGGCGCATCAAGCAACTGGAGGCAGACAAGCAGGATAGCGCACCCTTGCAGAGGTGA
- a CDS encoding mechanosensitive ion channel family protein, with the protein MRRVEHWIEEAVGLPADVQHNILSSVVVLAGLWIISRLLLRVASQRQTDSRKLFQWKKTTNYVVTGLGIIFLANIWFDGFQSIATFLGLLSAGLVVALRDPIVNMFGWVFLIWKRPFKIGDRIKINEYTGDVIDIAFFQFTLNELGQWVDSEQATGRVVHLPNSYVFTHAQINYNYAFPFLWNEVQVHITFESDWQKAKTILQGIANRCSVELSETAEQRVRRESQRHLIFYQNFQPKVYTKVRENGIQLTIRYLCNLNGRRDSENQLWEEVLHQFKGAPDIRFAYPTTRFYQTPGDQLQGPQTNRPA; encoded by the coding sequence ATGCGAAGAGTAGAACACTGGATTGAAGAGGCCGTAGGCCTGCCAGCCGATGTCCAGCATAACATACTGTCGTCTGTGGTGGTGCTGGCGGGGCTGTGGATCATCAGCAGGCTGCTGCTGCGCGTTGCCTCCCAGCGCCAGACGGACTCCCGGAAACTGTTCCAGTGGAAAAAGACGACAAACTATGTGGTGACGGGGCTGGGCATCATCTTCCTGGCGAATATATGGTTCGATGGCTTCCAGTCTATCGCCACGTTCCTGGGGCTGCTTTCCGCAGGCTTGGTGGTGGCCCTCCGCGACCCCATCGTGAACATGTTTGGCTGGGTGTTCCTGATATGGAAGCGGCCTTTCAAGATAGGGGACAGGATCAAGATAAATGAATACACCGGCGACGTGATCGACATCGCTTTTTTCCAGTTCACCTTAAACGAACTCGGGCAGTGGGTCGACTCTGAGCAGGCGACGGGGCGCGTGGTGCACCTGCCAAACAGCTATGTCTTTACGCATGCGCAGATCAACTACAACTACGCCTTCCCTTTTCTGTGGAACGAGGTGCAGGTCCATATCACCTTCGAGAGCGACTGGCAGAAAGCCAAAACCATCCTGCAGGGCATCGCCAACAGGTGCTCGGTAGAGTTGAGCGAGACGGCAGAGCAGCGGGTGAGGCGGGAGTCGCAGCGGCACCTTATTTTCTACCAGAACTTCCAACCCAAAGTGTACACCAAAGTGCGGGAGAACGGCATTCAGCTGACCATCCGCTACCTCTGCAACCTGAACGGCCGCCGCGACAGCGAAAACCAGCTCTGGGAAGAAGTGCTGCATCAGTTCAAGGGGGCCCCTGATATCAGGTTCGCCTACCCCACCACCCGCTTTTACCAGACGCCTGGAGACCAGTTGCAGGGCCCGCAGACAAACAGGCCCGCTTAA
- a CDS encoding cation:proton antiporter, which produces MNDYIIAIAVIGFAAMSMTWVPALMEKTPFSYPIVYLLLGMLLYLLPLGLPTPDPLWQEDYVVRLTEFSVIISLMGTGLKIRRKFGFKRWRIPLRLVSITMLLSIAAIALLGWSVLGFSVAGAVLLGAVLAPTDPVLAEQVQVGPPHEEEEDVVRFSLTAEAGLNDGSAFPFTWLAIVLAVSAGAGGDWFADWLLRDVLYKVAVGIGAGFLIGRGLAFLVYILPRKTKFPKAEHGFLALSATLVTYGVTELLHGYGFIAVFVAALAMSSVEEEHAYNTEMHDFVNQVERIIMVVLLVLFGGSIVTGILDYLTWQGALIGLAFLFLIRPLTALPSLLGTFSTAKEKLAICFFGIRGIGSFFYLSFGLDKIALPEANELWSVVAFIVMVSIILHGITATKVITDLDMERKKSRRPVPDSDQTPEDIF; this is translated from the coding sequence ATGAATGACTATATAATAGCGATAGCCGTGATAGGTTTTGCCGCCATGTCCATGACGTGGGTGCCGGCCCTCATGGAGAAGACGCCCTTTTCATACCCTATCGTGTACCTGTTGCTGGGGATGCTCCTATACCTGCTGCCCCTGGGGCTGCCCACACCCGACCCGCTCTGGCAGGAAGACTACGTGGTGCGGCTCACCGAATTCAGCGTCATTATCTCGCTGATGGGCACGGGCCTGAAGATCAGGCGGAAGTTCGGGTTCAAGAGGTGGCGCATACCGTTGCGGCTGGTAAGCATCACCATGTTGCTGAGCATTGCGGCCATCGCGCTGCTGGGGTGGAGCGTGCTGGGCTTTTCGGTGGCGGGCGCCGTGCTGCTGGGCGCCGTGCTGGCCCCAACCGACCCGGTGCTGGCGGAGCAGGTGCAGGTAGGCCCGCCACATGAGGAGGAGGAGGACGTGGTGCGCTTCTCGCTCACGGCCGAGGCGGGGCTGAACGACGGCTCGGCTTTCCCGTTCACGTGGCTGGCCATCGTGCTGGCCGTGTCGGCCGGGGCGGGGGGCGACTGGTTTGCAGACTGGCTGCTGCGCGATGTGCTGTACAAGGTAGCGGTAGGGATAGGGGCGGGCTTCCTGATTGGCCGCGGGCTGGCTTTTCTGGTTTATATCCTCCCCAGAAAGACGAAGTTCCCGAAGGCGGAGCACGGCTTTCTGGCCCTCTCTGCTACCCTGGTTACCTATGGGGTAACCGAATTGCTGCACGGCTACGGTTTTATTGCTGTGTTTGTGGCGGCGCTTGCCATGAGCAGCGTGGAAGAGGAGCACGCGTATAATACCGAAATGCATGATTTCGTGAACCAGGTGGAACGCATTATCATGGTGGTTTTGCTGGTGCTGTTCGGCGGGAGTATCGTCACCGGTATCTTAGATTACCTGACCTGGCAGGGCGCCTTGATTGGGCTGGCCTTTTTGTTTCTCATCAGGCCCCTCACTGCCTTACCGAGCCTGCTGGGGACGTTCTCCACCGCCAAGGAGAAACTGGCAATCTGCTTTTTTGGCATCCGGGGCATCGGCTCGTTTTTTTACCTCTCGTTCGGCTTAGATAAAATTGCCTTGCCGGAGGCTAATGAGCTGTGGTCGGTGGTGGCGTTTATCGTGATGGTGTCCATCATCCTGCATGGCATAACCGCCACCAAAGTTATTACTGATTTAGATATGGAGCGCAAGAAAAGCCGCCGCCCCGTCCCTGACTCAGACCAAACCCCGGAAGATATTTTTTGA
- a CDS encoding alpha-ketoglutarate-dependent dioxygenase AlkB family protein encodes MQKLDLPDATICYAPHFFGPEESDAYFQALEQHINWQQEHIRMFGKELPMPRLTAWYGDRSYTYSGLYNAPQPWVPVLQELKNQVELASGHIYNSVLLNFYRHGNDSMGWHADNEPELGEEPAIASLSLGGERRFSLKHRTRKDLEPVYITLAHGSLLLMQGPTQHHWLHHIPKTKRPVQPRINLTFRHVKG; translated from the coding sequence TTGCAAAAGTTAGACTTGCCCGACGCCACCATCTGTTACGCGCCGCACTTCTTCGGCCCGGAAGAGAGCGATGCGTACTTTCAGGCGCTGGAGCAGCATATAAACTGGCAGCAGGAGCACATCAGGATGTTTGGCAAGGAACTGCCGATGCCGCGCCTCACCGCCTGGTACGGCGATAGAAGCTACACGTACTCGGGGCTATACAACGCGCCGCAGCCGTGGGTGCCGGTGTTGCAGGAACTGAAGAACCAGGTGGAACTGGCCAGCGGCCATATATATAACAGCGTGCTCCTGAACTTCTACCGCCACGGCAACGACAGCATGGGCTGGCACGCCGACAACGAGCCGGAGCTGGGGGAGGAGCCAGCCATCGCCAGCCTGAGCCTTGGCGGCGAGCGCCGCTTCAGCCTGAAGCACCGCACCCGCAAAGACCTGGAGCCGGTATATATAACGCTGGCGCACGGCAGCCTGCTGCTGATGCAGGGCCCCACGCAACACCACTGGCTCCACCACATCCCCAAAACCAAGCGCCCCGTACAACCACGCATCAACCTCACTTTCCGGCACGTGAAAGGCTAG
- a CDS encoding FAD-dependent oxidoreductase, translating into MTEKKNIAIMGAGLVGSLLSLYLARRGHRVDLYERRPDLRTTVVDRGRSINLALSDRGWRALKGIGIEEEVRKVAIPMRRRVMHDERGNLTFQPYGKEGQAIYSVSRGGLNVALMNLSEPNPDITFHFSRQALDVNLRTNEVQLRNLETGALETVQPDLLFGADGAFSVVRGAMQKTERFNYEQRYLEYGYKELTIPAAAGGGWVIEKNALHIWPRGNYMMIALPNLDGSFTCTLFFPYEGEHSFAAIQKEEDLLRFFQEVFPDALPLMPDLAEEYFGNPVGSLVTVKCFPWSFEGRSLLIGDASHAVVPFYGQGMNAGFEDITVLDQMLEAFEGDDWEGLFKAFERRRKPDADAIADLAVLNFIEMRDKVADPRFLLRKKIEGKISAQYPDHWIPLYSMVTFTDLPYSYALETGRKQDEIMQMVMKHIKTVEDYDKPEVQRLLEKQLIRKEKLKPYRG; encoded by the coding sequence ATGACCGAGAAAAAGAACATAGCCATCATGGGAGCCGGTTTGGTGGGCTCGCTGCTGTCGTTGTACCTGGCCAGGCGCGGCCACAGGGTAGACCTCTACGAGCGCCGCCCCGACCTCCGCACCACCGTGGTGGACCGCGGCCGCTCCATCAACCTTGCCCTCAGCGACCGGGGCTGGCGTGCCCTCAAAGGCATTGGCATAGAGGAGGAGGTGCGCAAGGTGGCCATCCCGATGCGCCGCCGCGTGATGCACGACGAACGGGGCAACCTCACCTTCCAGCCCTACGGCAAAGAGGGGCAGGCCATATACTCCGTGTCAAGGGGCGGGCTGAACGTGGCGCTGATGAACCTCTCGGAGCCGAACCCGGACATCACCTTCCACTTCAGCCGCCAGGCCTTGGACGTGAACCTGCGCACCAACGAGGTGCAGCTGCGCAACCTGGAGACAGGCGCGTTGGAAACGGTGCAGCCGGACCTGCTTTTCGGGGCCGACGGGGCTTTCTCGGTGGTGCGGGGGGCGATGCAGAAAACGGAGCGCTTCAACTACGAGCAGCGTTACCTGGAGTACGGCTATAAGGAACTGACCATCCCGGCGGCGGCTGGCGGCGGATGGGTGATAGAAAAGAACGCGCTGCATATATGGCCGCGCGGCAACTATATGATGATCGCCCTGCCCAACCTGGACGGCAGCTTCACCTGCACGCTTTTCTTTCCCTACGAGGGCGAGCACTCTTTCGCCGCCATCCAAAAAGAGGAGGATTTGCTGCGCTTTTTCCAGGAGGTGTTCCCGGATGCCCTGCCGCTGATGCCGGATTTGGCGGAGGAGTATTTCGGGAACCCGGTCGGCTCGCTGGTGACGGTGAAGTGTTTCCCATGGAGCTTTGAGGGCAGGTCGCTGCTGATCGGTGACGCCAGCCATGCGGTGGTGCCCTTTTACGGCCAGGGCATGAACGCCGGTTTTGAGGACATCACGGTGCTGGACCAGATGCTGGAAGCCTTTGAGGGCGATGACTGGGAAGGTCTTTTCAAGGCTTTCGAGCGCCGCCGCAAGCCCGACGCCGACGCCATCGCCGACCTGGCCGTGCTCAACTTCATCGAGATGCGCGACAAGGTGGCGGACCCGCGTTTCCTGCTCCGCAAAAAGATAGAAGGTAAAATATCAGCGCAGTACCCCGACCACTGGATCCCGCTTTACTCCATGGTCACCTTCACCGACCTGCCCTATTCCTACGCCCTCGAAACAGGCCGGAAGCAGGACGAGATCATGCAAATGGTGATGAAGCACATCAAAACAGTGGAAGACTACGACAAGCCGGAGGTGCAGCGCCTGCTGGAGAAACAGCTCATCCGGAAAGAAAAACTCAAGCCATATAGGGGGTAG